The genomic region CAGGCGGCGGGAGAATGCCGATGGCAAAGCGGCGATCGCGTTTATACGCTCTCGCCGGGCGGGCTATTCGCGGTCGCTCCGGAGATCCTCCACACCATGCATGACAAGCCCGCGCGCAGGCACCACTTTTATTACGCCGCTATCGACTTGACTCGCGTCTTCGCGCGACTGCCGGCTTTGGAGGAGGTCTGGTCGGCGCGCTCGATTGTGTTCACGCCGCGCGCGGAGTCCATGACGGCTTCTTTTCAGCAGTTAATACGCGAGGTCTCCGTGGATTTGCCCTATCGTACGCCGGGAATTCAGCGCGCGCTCGATACGCTGGTGGTGGAAGCGACGCGCGTGGCGCGGGGCGCGCCCACGGCGGGGTCACTCTCGTCGTTGCATCCGGCGGTGTGGCGCGCGAAGGAGCTGCTGGACTACCGCTGCCAGGAACCCTGGAAGCTCCATGATCTGGCGCGCATGTGCGGCCTCTCGGCCAACTACCTGGTGGAGCGGTTCACCGCCGATATCGGGATGCCTCCTCGGCGATATTTGCTCCAGGTGCGGATCCATCAAGCGCGGGAGATGCTCACGCGCACCGATCTGCCGATCTCGGACATCGGCCTGGAGCTGGGCTTCGGCTCAAGCCAGCACTTCACCGTCGCGTTCACAAAGGCGACCGGAGAGGCTCCGCTCAAATATCGCCAGGCGCGCCGATTGCTTCCGGAGTAATCGCGAGGCGCGCTCCCGCCGGCAGTTTTGACGCCGCCGGCGGGAGATGCGAATGGGGACGATTTCCCAGTTAGTTGCCGTGGTTGATGAAGTATTGGACGGCGTAGCCCATGTACTGCGTTGGATTGAACGAGTATGTGTCGGTGATCAGATACCCGGCGTTCCCCTGCGGATTGAATGTCCACGCCGTGGTCCCGCAGAAGCCGCCGCTCCGCGCATGACTGGCGGCCCAGTTTTGCACGCCCTCCACGAATGTCTTTCCGTCCGGCGACTCGCCGAAGTCGTTGGTTCCGTACTCGCCGATGAAGATCGGGGCGTGGGAGGCTTCGACGGTGACGAACTTGTCCCAGTAGCTTGTGACGGCGTATTGCGGCTTGTTCGGGTTGTTGATGAACGGGTAGATATGGGCGTCGTAGATAATGCCCCGGCCGCCGGGATCCTGCGGCGTGTGCGTTCCGTTCGCCACCGCCGTCAGATCGTAGGCGTAATCCAAGCCAGCGATGACAAGTACATTGTCCGAGGCGCGGGGACCGCCGGCGTACGCCTGGGCGCGCACCGTGTTGACCAGGCTTTGCATGCCGGGCGTATGGTATTGGACGCTTCCGCCTTGGTATGTCTCGGTAGTCACTAAGCCGCCGCTCAGCCAGATGTCCCAGCTGACGTCGTGCGGCTCGTTGTAAAGGCCGAAGAATACCGCCGGGTTCCCTGAGAGCTGCGGGTCGTGGGATATATCCTGCCATGCCGATGTCGTGTTGTCATCGGGCATATTGTGCTGGTCGTAATTCGCGCCCCAGACGCCCAGGTCGGACCAGTGCAAGTCCAGAATGACATAGGCGTTGGCGTTCGAGGCGGCCCGCACGATGTCATAGACATATTGCCGGTAAGCCGCCTTGTTGGCGACTCCAAACCCCTCCCAGCGATCCTGGCTGATCGGAAGCCGGATGATCCGAGCATTCCAATTTCCTCCCAGCAGTGCGGCGGCGGACTCGCGGAGGCGGTCTGGAGTGTCGGTGAACTCCAGACTGGAAAGGTTGGCGCCTTTCAGGAATACGGCGTTGCCCCAATCATCGACGAGCCGATTGCCCGAGACATGCAGGGATGGGGGCGTCGCCTCGGCGCGCGGCGCCGCCGTCCCGAACGCCGCCATCGCGGCGGCGATCGTGAGCGTCAGAATCACCGTCTTGCCGCTGGCGGCGATCGGATTGTTGTCCAAGTGAGTCGTCTTCATTGTTTTCATCTCCTGGGTGTTGGTCACGGTGACAGTATTGCGATTATATCGTTTGTACTAATTCCGCGCCGTGTCGACGAGCATCGCGTGGAGCAATGCCGTCATTGTGTGAAAATACCCGAGGTTATCACTGTCCAAACGTTTGGACGAAATATATTTTTGCGATATCCGTGCGGTATTGCG from Capsulimonas corticalis harbors:
- a CDS encoding helix-turn-helix transcriptional regulator produces the protein MAYDRPAGLLAGFHASLPDPETPELLHVGEQWAPRDFFITPHTHHVWEFYVQAAGECRWQSGDRVYTLSPGGLFAVAPEILHTMHDKPARRHHFYYAAIDLTRVFARLPALEEVWSARSIVFTPRAESMTASFQQLIREVSVDLPYRTPGIQRALDTLVVEATRVARGAPTAGSLSSLHPAVWRAKELLDYRCQEPWKLHDLARMCGLSANYLVERFTADIGMPPRRYLLQVRIHQAREMLTRTDLPISDIGLELGFGSSQHFTVAFTKATGEAPLKYRQARRLLPE
- a CDS encoding glycoside hydrolase family 5 protein, which produces MKTTHLDNNPIAASGKTVILTLTIAAAMAAFGTAAPRAEATPPSLHVSGNRLVDDWGNAVFLKGANLSSLEFTDTPDRLRESAAALLGGNWNARIIRLPISQDRWEGFGVANKAAYRQYVYDIVRAASNANAYVILDLHWSDLGVWGANYDQHNMPDDNTTSAWQDISHDPQLSGNPAVFFGLYNEPHDVSWDIWLSGGLVTTETYQGGSVQYHTPGMQSLVNTVRAQAYAGGPRASDNVLVIAGLDYAYDLTAVANGTHTPQDPGGRGIIYDAHIYPFINNPNKPQYAVTSYWDKFVTVEASHAPIFIGEYGTNDFGESPDGKTFVEGVQNWAASHARSGGFCGTTAWTFNPQGNAGYLITDTYSFNPTQYMGYAVQYFINHGN